One genomic region from uncultured Subdoligranulum sp. encodes:
- a CDS encoding dihydroorotate dehydrogenase — protein MADLHVDFLGKRLAGPVIAASGTFGFGPEYADIEDLRVLGGISGKGLTLHGQPGNEGERLYETPSGLMNSIGLQNPGVQHFIDNELPAMRKCGTTVWANLGGHTIEENVEGVEMLCAAGIDVLELNISCPNVKQGGLAFGIRAQDASEVVSAVRKVCTVPLVVKLSPQAESIPEMCKAVEAAGADGISLCNTFQACAIDLEKRRPVFNNTFAGLSGPAVRPIALRMVWQAVGAVKIPVVGLGGILTGKDALEFIMAGAAAVQVGTANFLDPQACVRITAEIGQWMDAHGVRTLDEIRGCARS, from the coding sequence ATGGCAGACCTGCATGTGGATTTTCTCGGCAAGCGTTTGGCCGGCCCGGTCATCGCCGCTTCCGGTACCTTTGGTTTCGGCCCGGAGTACGCCGACATCGAGGACCTGCGGGTGCTGGGCGGCATCTCCGGCAAGGGGCTGACCCTCCACGGCCAGCCCGGCAACGAGGGCGAGCGCCTCTACGAGACGCCCTCCGGTCTGATGAATTCCATCGGGCTGCAGAACCCCGGCGTACAGCATTTCATTGACAACGAGCTGCCGGCCATGCGCAAATGCGGCACCACCGTCTGGGCCAACCTGGGCGGCCACACCATCGAGGAAAATGTGGAGGGCGTGGAGATGCTCTGCGCCGCCGGCATCGATGTGCTGGAACTGAACATCAGCTGCCCCAATGTGAAGCAGGGCGGGCTCGCCTTCGGTATCCGGGCACAGGATGCCAGCGAGGTGGTCAGCGCCGTGCGCAAGGTCTGCACGGTGCCGCTGGTGGTCAAGCTCAGCCCCCAGGCGGAGAGCATCCCCGAGATGTGCAAGGCGGTGGAGGCGGCGGGGGCCGACGGCATCAGCCTGTGCAACACCTTCCAGGCCTGCGCCATCGACCTGGAAAAGCGTCGCCCGGTGTTCAACAACACCTTTGCGGGGCTGTCCGGCCCGGCGGTGCGCCCCATCGCCCTGCGGATGGTCTGGCAGGCAGTGGGCGCCGTCAAGATCCCCGTGGTGGGGCTGGGCGGCATCCTCACCGGCAAGGATGCGCTGGAATTCATCATGGCCGGCGCGGCCGCGGTGCAGGTGGGCACGGCCAACTTCCTGGACCCCCAGGCCTGTGTGCGCATCACCGCCGAGATCGGCCAGTGGATGGATGCCCACGGCGTCAGGACCCTGGACGAGATCCGCGGCTGCGCCCGCAGCTGA
- a CDS encoding dihydroorotate dehydrogenase electron transfer subunit: MSAISCKLQVLAQEALAPDIRRLVVQWQDPRHEPHAGQFYMLRAWAPDATPILSRPISVHDFDNQSGALTFLYQVKGEGTQKLAALQPGQTVTVTGPCGNGFDAAALAGQYQRIAVVGGGIGTAPLLLLCKQLCRAGVRPDLFVGFRDEPYGMESFVPWCHTIHLATDSGAHGHHGLVTDLLDAANYDVVLTCGPMVMMRGVAKLCAAAGTPCLASLEKKMACGLGACLGCTCHTKVGPRTVCKDGPVFKAEEVFD; this comes from the coding sequence GTGAGTGCAATAAGCTGTAAACTTCAGGTGCTGGCCCAGGAAGCCCTGGCGCCGGACATCCGCCGCCTGGTGGTGCAGTGGCAGGACCCCCGCCACGAACCCCATGCCGGTCAGTTCTATATGCTCCGGGCCTGGGCGCCCGACGCCACCCCCATTCTGTCCCGGCCCATCAGCGTCCACGACTTTGACAACCAGAGCGGCGCGCTGACCTTCCTGTATCAGGTCAAGGGGGAGGGCACCCAGAAGCTGGCGGCCCTGCAGCCGGGCCAGACGGTGACCGTCACCGGCCCCTGCGGCAACGGGTTTGATGCCGCGGCCCTGGCCGGACAATATCAGAGAATCGCCGTGGTAGGCGGCGGCATCGGCACTGCGCCGCTGCTGCTGCTCTGCAAGCAGCTCTGCCGCGCCGGCGTGCGCCCCGACCTGTTCGTGGGCTTCCGGGATGAGCCCTACGGCATGGAGAGCTTCGTGCCCTGGTGCCACACCATCCACCTGGCCACCGATTCCGGCGCCCACGGCCACCACGGCCTGGTCACCGACCTGCTGGACGCCGCCAACTACGATGTGGTGCTCACCTGCGGCCCCATGGTCATGATGCGCGGTGTTGCCAAACTCTGCGCGGCGGCGGGCACGCCCTGCCTGGCCAGCCTGGAAAAGAAGATGGCCTGCGGACTGGGCGCCTGCCTGGGCTGCACCTGCCACACCAAGGTGGGCCCCCGCACGGTCTGCAAGGACGGACCGGTATTCAAAGCCGAGGAGGTGTTTGACTGA
- the pyrF gene encoding orotidine-5'-phosphate decarboxylase, which produces MTNMDKLYESVAANGPVCVGLDTEISYLPTTDTAKTAGENVVEFNRALIAATKGVAGCYKVQIAYYESLGLDGMRAYAETLKMARATGLPVIADIKRGDIAKTAEMYAKAHFTGDFEADIVTLAPYMGLDSISPYLPYCKEQGKGVFVLCRTSNPGAKDFEYQKLADGRHIYDLVGDSLTELGKDYMGEHGYSSVGLVIGGTYTEEATAIRTAYKNTFFLIPGYGAQGGKAADIAQYLTKGNGGVVNSSRGILLAYKKQPGVAFDEAAYNECVRMREDIQSECNKL; this is translated from the coding sequence ATGACCAACATGGATAAACTGTACGAGAGCGTCGCGGCCAACGGCCCTGTCTGCGTGGGTCTGGACACCGAGATCAGCTACCTGCCCACCACCGACACCGCCAAGACGGCAGGGGAGAATGTGGTGGAATTCAACCGCGCGCTGATTGCCGCCACCAAGGGTGTGGCGGGCTGCTACAAGGTGCAGATCGCCTACTATGAATCCCTGGGTCTGGACGGTATGCGCGCCTACGCCGAGACGCTGAAGATGGCGCGGGCCACCGGCCTGCCGGTCATTGCCGACATCAAGCGGGGCGACATCGCCAAGACCGCCGAGATGTACGCCAAGGCCCACTTCACCGGCGACTTCGAAGCCGACATCGTCACGCTGGCCCCCTACATGGGTCTTGACTCCATCAGCCCCTATCTGCCCTACTGCAAGGAGCAGGGCAAGGGCGTGTTTGTGCTCTGCCGCACCTCCAACCCCGGCGCCAAGGATTTTGAGTACCAGAAACTGGCCGACGGCCGCCACATCTACGACCTGGTGGGCGACAGCCTCACCGAGTTGGGCAAGGATTACATGGGCGAGCACGGCTATTCCAGCGTGGGTCTGGTCATCGGCGGCACCTACACCGAGGAAGCCACCGCCATCCGCACGGCCTACAAGAACACCTTCTTCCTGATCCCCGGCTACGGTGCCCAGGGCGGCAAGGCGGCCGACATCGCCCAGTACCTGACCAAGGGCAACGGCGGCGTGGTCAATTCCAGCCGCGGCATCCTGCTGGCCTACAAGAAGCAGCCCGGCGTGGCCTTTGACGAGGCCGCTTACAACGAATGCGTGCGTATGCGGGAGGATATCCAGAGTGAGTGCAATAAGCTGTAA
- a CDS encoding dihydroorotase produces MLIRNAKDYNGKPVELWLRDGKIAAVGLGLLVPDGEEVLDAKGRTVLPAFIDTHCHWRTPGFEYKEDIATGSAAAAAGGYTFVNLMPNTKPVCSSAEIAHAVEAEAKRIGLCDANQTVSITRDFDGKTIDHLATLPDDIRFITEDGHGVMNNAVMARVFALATERGLTVMSHAEDSDISPWDYRLAENIETVRNCHLAEYYGTRLHMCHVSTKEAVDAIRVSRMRGARVSCEVTPHHLWFDDSRLQYKVNPPIRKVDDVAALIEAIKDGTVTCIGTDHAPHTAEEKEKGAAGMVGLETAFGVCYTKLCREQCLPLELLSFLMSAGPATVMGLADHKGLLQPGYDADVVLVDLDHMYQVDASELHSKSKNCPYDGAYLYGKVITTIKGGKVTFQIEE; encoded by the coding sequence ATGCTGATCCGCAACGCAAAAGACTATAACGGGAAGCCGGTGGAACTCTGGCTGCGCGACGGCAAAATTGCCGCCGTGGGCCTGGGACTTCTGGTGCCGGACGGGGAGGAAGTGCTGGATGCCAAGGGCCGCACGGTGCTGCCCGCCTTCATCGATACCCACTGCCATTGGCGCACGCCGGGCTTTGAGTACAAGGAAGACATCGCCACCGGTTCTGCGGCGGCTGCCGCGGGCGGCTACACCTTCGTAAATCTGATGCCCAACACCAAGCCGGTGTGTTCCTCGGCGGAGATCGCCCACGCGGTGGAGGCGGAAGCCAAACGCATCGGTCTGTGCGATGCCAACCAGACGGTTTCCATCACCAGGGACTTTGACGGCAAGACCATCGATCACCTGGCCACTCTGCCCGACGATATCAGGTTCATCACCGAGGACGGCCACGGCGTCATGAACAACGCGGTGATGGCCCGGGTCTTTGCCCTGGCCACCGAGCGGGGCCTGACGGTCATGTCCCACGCGGAGGACAGCGACATCAGCCCCTGGGACTACCGCCTGGCGGAGAACATCGAGACGGTGCGCAACTGCCACCTGGCCGAGTACTACGGCACCCGGCTGCACATGTGCCACGTCTCCACCAAGGAGGCGGTGGACGCCATCCGGGTGAGCCGGATGCGGGGCGCGCGGGTCAGCTGCGAAGTGACGCCCCACCACCTGTGGTTCGATGACAGCCGCCTGCAGTACAAGGTCAACCCGCCCATCCGCAAGGTGGATGATGTGGCGGCGCTGATCGAGGCCATCAAGGACGGCACCGTCACCTGCATCGGCACCGACCACGCCCCCCACACCGCGGAGGAGAAGGAAAAGGGCGCCGCCGGCATGGTGGGGCTGGAGACCGCTTTCGGCGTCTGCTACACCAAGCTCTGCCGGGAACAGTGCCTGCCGCTGGAGCTGCTCAGCTTCCTGATGAGCGCCGGCCCGGCCACCGTGATGGGCCTGGCGGACCATAAGGGTCTGCTGCAGCCCGGCTACGACGCCGATGTGGTGCTGGTGGACCTGGACCACATGTACCAGGTGGACGCCTCGGAGCTGCACAGCAAGAGCAAGAACTGCCCCTACGACGGTGCCTATCTCTACGGCAAGGTCATCACCACCATCAAGGGCGGCAAGGTCACCTTTCAGATTGAGGAATAA
- the epsC gene encoding serine O-acetyltransferase EpsC: MGLWEDAKNIRDKDPAARNVLEVIILYPGFHVLVTHRIAHFLYQKKLFFIARLISQVSRHLTGIEIHPGAKIGHKLFIDHGMGIVFGETTEIGDNCTIYHGVTLGGTGKDTGKRHPTLGNNVLVGAGAKVLGPVYIGDNVRVGAGSVVLKNLPANATAVGVPAEVVRVGNIKCCPADDLDQQALPDILNNRINELEARLSRMEAKLQGEYPPDKPAPAPTAKP; the protein is encoded by the coding sequence ATGGGTCTTTGGGAAGACGCAAAAAACATCCGGGATAAGGACCCCGCCGCCCGCAACGTGCTGGAGGTCATCATCCTGTACCCCGGTTTTCACGTGCTGGTCACGCACCGCATCGCACATTTTCTCTATCAGAAGAAGCTGTTCTTCATTGCCCGGCTCATCAGCCAGGTCTCCCGCCATCTGACCGGCATCGAGATTCACCCCGGCGCCAAGATCGGCCACAAGCTGTTCATCGACCACGGCATGGGCATCGTCTTCGGCGAAACCACCGAGATCGGCGACAACTGCACCATCTACCACGGCGTGACGCTGGGCGGCACCGGCAAGGATACCGGCAAGCGCCACCCCACGCTGGGCAACAACGTGCTGGTGGGCGCCGGCGCTAAGGTGCTGGGCCCCGTCTACATCGGCGACAACGTCCGTGTGGGCGCCGGCAGCGTGGTCCTGAAGAATCTGCCTGCCAACGCCACCGCCGTGGGCGTACCCGCCGAGGTGGTGCGGGTGGGCAACATCAAGTGCTGCCCCGCCGACGACCTGGACCAGCAGGCCCTGCCCGACATCCTCAACAACCGCATCAACGAGCTGGAGGCGCGCCTGAGCCGGATGGAGGCCAAGCTTCAGGGCGAATACCCGCCCGACAAACCCGCCCCTGCTCCCACTGCCAAACCGTAA
- a CDS encoding YitT family protein: MTQNKTVNLLLEILGCFISAAGIYSFAVAAEVPVTGIAGISAILYRLFGLPMGLSNVLINVPIVILSYKLLGRSFLLRSLRCMILFAVFTDYLLPVMPVYTGNRLLATICGGVVGGIGDALIYMQNSSTGGMDFITMAIKAKRPHLPFGNLTFGAALAVILLNGVVFRDVDSIIYGLMFNFIVAAVINKMMFGFSSSMLALIVTDDGKAACEEIDRVADRGSTILQGRGGYGGQPKDVVLCACSNKQLYEIEHAMQTLDPGCFIIMLQSNEVQGEGFRRLELGKNDEKVS; encoded by the coding sequence ATGACCCAGAACAAGACCGTCAACCTGCTGCTGGAAATCCTGGGCTGTTTCATTTCGGCGGCGGGCATCTACAGCTTCGCGGTGGCGGCGGAGGTGCCTGTCACCGGCATCGCCGGTATCTCCGCCATCCTGTACCGCCTGTTCGGCCTGCCCATGGGCCTGAGCAACGTGCTGATCAATGTGCCCATCGTCATTTTAAGCTACAAGCTGCTGGGCCGGTCCTTCCTGCTGCGCAGTTTGCGCTGCATGATTCTCTTCGCCGTCTTCACCGACTACCTGCTGCCGGTCATGCCGGTGTACACCGGCAACCGTCTGCTGGCCACCATCTGCGGCGGCGTGGTGGGCGGCATCGGCGATGCGCTGATCTACATGCAGAATTCCAGCACCGGCGGCATGGATTTCATCACGATGGCCATCAAGGCCAAGCGGCCCCATCTGCCCTTCGGCAACCTGACCTTCGGTGCGGCGCTGGCGGTCATCCTGCTCAACGGGGTGGTCTTCCGGGATGTGGATTCCATCATCTACGGTCTGATGTTCAACTTTATTGTGGCGGCGGTCATCAACAAGATGATGTTCGGTTTCTCCTCCTCCATGCTTGCCCTCATCGTCACCGATGACGGCAAGGCGGCCTGCGAGGAGATCGACCGGGTGGCCGACCGCGGCTCCACGATCCTGCAGGGGCGGGGCGGCTACGGCGGCCAGCCCAAGGACGTGGTGCTCTGCGCCTGTTCCAACAAGCAGCTCTACGAGATCGAGCACGCCATGCAGACGCTGGACCCCGGCTGCTTCATCATCATGCTGCAGTCCAACGAGGTGCAGGGCGAAGGCTTCCGCCGCCTGGAACTGGGCAAAAACGACGAGAAAGTCTCCTGA